One Nocardioides aromaticivorans genomic window carries:
- a CDS encoding type II secretion system F family protein encodes MAARRPLLLLAATFAALTLPMGAASAEDGTIAHVESTGEGLRVLVNLPEGAQVDLSGVEATLDGEDLAATAVTASSGTDVKRTTVLAIDTSQSMARQGRFAAAKEAAATYLDTVPADVEVGIVTFDNDVAVALEPTTDRDAARTVVDGLRLAKDTLLYDGVVAAIDAAGTEGQRTILVLSDGADTGSSAAIDDVTDVVTVTRTLVDVVSLGQSGKALEPLSAMAKAGNGRVIESSGAALAEDFRAEADVLASQVLVTAPLPSGFDATQATVEVVLPTSDEPVIARALAPIQAASGSDGPAPSDPTAQLERPGGWDAPEWLLYAGVGVLGVGLVAVAMLLVPGRPGPMSIAERVEAYSTQVSRLDKPEKSPSEPVLEQAKAAAAGVLERNRGLNDNLTRRLTAAGSAFKPSEWLLLHVGVVIAAGILGLLVGRGSIVVGLIFVAIGAALPPFYLRLKAARRRRAFDDALPEVLQLISGALSAGLSLAQAVDTVVREGPEPIASEFKRVLVEARIGMPLEDAFDGVAERFQSKDFAWSVMAIRIQRQVGGNLAELLTTVASTMRERAYLRRQVRTLSAEGRLSAVILCGLPPLFALFLITTNPDFLRPLYADARGIAVSVFGVVWLSIGVFAMSRIVKVDV; translated from the coding sequence ATGGCCGCCCGACGGCCCCTCCTCCTCCTCGCGGCCACCTTTGCCGCGCTCACGCTTCCGATGGGCGCGGCCTCGGCGGAGGACGGCACGATCGCGCACGTCGAGTCGACCGGCGAAGGACTGCGAGTCCTCGTCAACTTGCCCGAAGGCGCCCAGGTCGACCTGTCCGGCGTGGAGGCGACACTCGACGGCGAGGACCTCGCCGCGACGGCGGTCACCGCGAGCAGTGGCACCGACGTCAAGCGCACGACGGTCCTCGCGATCGACACCAGTCAGTCGATGGCCCGCCAGGGACGCTTCGCCGCGGCCAAGGAGGCTGCTGCGACGTACCTCGACACCGTCCCGGCCGACGTCGAGGTCGGCATCGTGACCTTCGACAACGACGTGGCCGTCGCGCTCGAGCCGACGACCGACCGCGACGCCGCGCGCACCGTGGTCGACGGCCTGCGACTGGCGAAGGACACGCTGCTGTACGACGGTGTGGTCGCGGCCATCGACGCCGCCGGCACCGAGGGCCAGCGCACGATCCTGGTGCTGTCCGACGGCGCGGACACCGGCAGCTCGGCGGCCATCGACGACGTCACCGATGTCGTCACCGTCACGAGGACGCTCGTCGATGTCGTGAGCCTCGGCCAGTCCGGCAAGGCCCTGGAGCCCCTGTCGGCCATGGCGAAGGCGGGCAACGGCCGCGTCATCGAGAGCAGCGGTGCTGCCCTCGCTGAGGACTTCCGCGCCGAGGCGGACGTGCTGGCCAGCCAGGTGTTGGTGACCGCCCCCCTGCCGAGTGGCTTCGATGCGACCCAGGCGACGGTGGAGGTCGTCCTCCCCACCAGCGACGAGCCGGTCATCGCGCGCGCACTCGCACCGATCCAGGCGGCGTCGGGCAGCGACGGTCCAGCGCCGTCCGATCCGACGGCACAGCTGGAGCGGCCCGGCGGCTGGGATGCCCCCGAGTGGCTGCTCTACGCCGGCGTCGGCGTCCTCGGCGTCGGTCTCGTGGCCGTCGCGATGCTCCTCGTCCCCGGGCGGCCGGGACCGATGAGCATCGCCGAGCGCGTCGAGGCCTACAGCACCCAGGTCAGCAGGCTGGACAAGCCGGAGAAGTCGCCCTCCGAGCCGGTCCTCGAACAGGCCAAGGCGGCCGCGGCCGGCGTCCTGGAGCGCAACCGGGGCCTCAACGACAACCTGACCCGGCGCCTGACCGCCGCGGGCAGCGCCTTCAAGCCGTCCGAGTGGCTGCTCCTCCACGTCGGCGTCGTGATCGCGGCTGGGATCCTCGGGCTGCTCGTCGGTCGCGGCAGCATCGTCGTGGGCCTCATCTTCGTGGCCATCGGTGCCGCCCTTCCACCGTTCTACCTCCGCCTGAAGGCCGCCCGACGGCGACGCGCGTTCGACGACGCCCTTCCGGAGGTGCTCCAGCTGATCTCCGGAGCGCTGAGCGCAGGGCTCTCGCTCGCACAGGCCGTCGACACGGTGGTCCGTGAAGGTCCGGAGCCGATCGCGTCCGAGTTCAAGCGAGTGCTCGTCGAGGCGCGGATCGGCATGCCACTCGAGGACGCCTTCGACGGCGTCGCCGAGCGCTTCCAGAGCAAGGACTTCGCGTGGTCGGTCATGGCCATCCGGATCCAGCGCCAGGTCGGCGGCAACCTCGCCGAGCTGCTCACCACCGTGGCATCGACCATGCGTGAGCGCGCGTACCTTCGGCGTCAGGTCCGCACGCTGTCCGCCGAGGGGCGGCTGTCCGCTGTGATCCTCTGCGGCCTGCCGCCGCTGTTCGCCCTGTTCCTCATCACGACCAACCCGGACTTCCTCCGCCCGCTGTACGCCGACGCGCGCGGCATTGCGGTCTCGGTGTTCGGCGTGGTGTGGTTGTCCATCGGGGTGTTCGCAATGTCGCGGATCGTGAAGGTCGACGTCTGA
- a CDS encoding CpaF family protein, with amino-acid sequence MSSLSERLAAARAEAATQQGKHAADAVEETTVVSSPSPDAPAPPSLDKAQPGTGPAASTGPLSARAAAAGAEGRPASRRTLAGQEIDRIEDLKASVHAELLKQLGPHLYDAEMDQDELDQTVRSVLSEVLGAQDRPLSAADRARVTQEITDDILGYGPIDPFLRDPEVSEVMVNGHDDVWLERDGRLMKADAHFADESHLRRTIDKIVSRIGRRVDESSPMVDARLPDGSRVNAIVPPLAIDGSALTIRKFSTDPLTVQDLINFGSLTPQTADFLDACVRGRLNVIVSGGTGAGKTTTLNVLSSFIPSDERIVTIEDAAELQLKQDHVVRLESRPANIEGKGAVTIRDLVRNSLRMRPDRIVVGEVRDASALDMLQAMNTGHDGSICTLHSNGPRDTLARMETMVLMAGMDLPIRAIREQVASAVDLIVHQTRFKDGSRRITHITEVERMEGDIITLQDVFVFDNSAGFDENGRILGRLRTTGLRPKFLEKLAYANVAVDPTIFRTERI; translated from the coding sequence ATGAGCAGCCTGTCCGAGCGCCTCGCCGCAGCCCGCGCCGAGGCTGCGACGCAACAGGGCAAGCACGCCGCCGACGCGGTGGAGGAGACGACGGTCGTCTCCTCGCCGTCACCGGACGCCCCCGCGCCGCCGAGCCTCGACAAGGCACAGCCCGGCACGGGCCCGGCGGCGAGCACCGGGCCCCTCTCCGCCCGCGCCGCGGCAGCCGGCGCCGAAGGTCGCCCGGCCTCCCGTCGTACCCTCGCGGGTCAGGAGATCGACCGCATCGAGGACCTCAAGGCGAGTGTCCACGCCGAGCTGCTCAAGCAGCTCGGCCCCCACCTGTACGACGCGGAGATGGACCAGGATGAGCTGGACCAGACCGTGCGGAGCGTGCTCTCCGAGGTGCTCGGGGCACAGGACCGGCCGCTCAGCGCGGCCGACCGCGCCCGTGTCACCCAGGAGATCACCGACGACATCCTCGGCTACGGCCCGATCGACCCGTTCCTGCGCGATCCCGAGGTCTCGGAGGTCATGGTCAACGGGCACGACGACGTCTGGCTGGAGCGTGACGGCCGACTGATGAAGGCGGACGCGCACTTCGCCGACGAGTCGCACCTTCGACGCACCATCGACAAGATCGTGTCGCGCATCGGACGCCGGGTCGACGAGTCGTCGCCGATGGTCGACGCCCGCCTCCCCGACGGCAGCCGCGTCAACGCCATCGTGCCGCCGCTCGCGATCGACGGCTCGGCGCTCACGATCCGGAAGTTCTCCACCGACCCGCTGACCGTGCAGGACCTGATCAACTTCGGGTCCCTCACCCCGCAGACCGCGGACTTCCTCGACGCCTGCGTCCGTGGCCGCCTCAACGTGATCGTGTCCGGCGGTACCGGCGCGGGGAAGACGACGACGCTGAACGTCCTGTCGTCGTTCATCCCCAGCGACGAGCGGATCGTCACGATCGAGGACGCTGCCGAGCTGCAGCTCAAGCAGGACCACGTCGTCCGGCTCGAGTCGCGTCCGGCCAACATCGAGGGCAAGGGCGCGGTCACGATCCGCGACCTCGTGCGCAACAGCCTGCGCATGCGGCCCGACCGCATCGTCGTCGGCGAGGTCCGCGACGCCTCCGCGCTCGACATGCTGCAGGCGATGAACACCGGCCACGACGGCTCCATCTGCACCCTGCACTCCAACGGCCCGCGCGACACGCTCGCCCGCATGGAGACGATGGTGCTGATGGCCGGCATGGACCTGCCGATCCGCGCCATCCGGGAGCAGGTCGCCTCTGCCGTCGACCTGATCGTGCACCAGACCCGGTTCAAGGACGGGTCACGACGCATCACGCACATCACCGAGGTGGAGCGGATGGAGGGCGACATCATCACCCTCCAGGACGTCTTCGTCTTCGACAACAGCGCCGGGTTCGACGAGAACGGCCGGATCCTCGGCCGGCTGCGCACGACCGGGCTCCGTCCGAAGTTCCTGGAGAAGCTCGCCTACGCCAACGTCGCGGTCGACCCGACGATCTTCCGGACGGAGCGGATCTGA
- a CDS encoding AAA family ATPase — protein MPVIVEADSASIAPLLGQMPTGSHSVASIDRMHAWLDQHADEYVVVLGPGVGLATALECAEDLRIKRPTVSVVLVREHFDTDVLARSMHAGVRDVVVAGNDDKALTRAVERAHQLYQALRGPGGVRQLGRVVTVFSPKGGVGKTTSSVNLALALTDRGARKVCLVDLDLAFGDVAITMQLFPTHSIEQAVGSEDSVDLAMLEGLLTRHEDSLTVLAAPAHPDVRERITPLLISRILRALRDGFDYIVVDTSPSFDDATLTALDETDECVIVATLDVPTLKNVKVALETMDMLSIARGHRHLLLNRADDEVGISVEKVESILGMPVSSQVATAVDIAASTNSGTPIVSHKPHHAASQAYFHLASAVTGEPVVAPGSAAHAGAPEPTRSRGLFRRGRNS, from the coding sequence ATGCCCGTCATCGTCGAGGCGGATTCCGCCTCCATCGCTCCCCTGCTCGGCCAGATGCCGACGGGGTCCCACTCGGTCGCCTCGATCGACCGGATGCACGCCTGGCTCGACCAGCACGCTGACGAGTACGTCGTCGTGCTCGGCCCGGGCGTCGGCCTGGCCACCGCGCTGGAGTGTGCCGAGGACCTCCGGATCAAGCGACCCACCGTCAGCGTCGTCCTGGTCCGCGAGCACTTCGACACCGACGTCCTCGCGCGTTCGATGCATGCCGGCGTGCGCGACGTCGTGGTCGCCGGCAACGACGACAAGGCGCTGACCCGCGCGGTCGAACGCGCCCACCAGCTCTACCAGGCGCTGCGCGGCCCCGGCGGTGTGCGCCAGCTCGGACGGGTCGTCACGGTGTTCTCGCCCAAGGGCGGTGTCGGCAAGACGACGTCCTCGGTCAACCTGGCCCTGGCGCTCACCGACCGCGGTGCCCGGAAGGTCTGCCTCGTCGACCTCGACCTCGCCTTCGGCGACGTCGCGATCACCATGCAGCTCTTCCCGACCCACTCGATCGAGCAGGCCGTCGGCTCCGAGGACTCGGTCGACCTGGCCATGCTCGAGGGCCTGCTCACCCGGCACGAGGACTCGCTCACCGTGCTGGCAGCACCGGCGCACCCCGACGTCCGGGAGCGGATCACTCCCCTGCTGATCTCGAGGATCCTCCGAGCACTGCGCGACGGCTTCGACTACATCGTCGTCGACACCTCGCCGTCCTTCGACGACGCGACGCTGACCGCCCTCGACGAGACCGACGAGTGCGTGATCGTGGCGACGCTCGACGTGCCGACCCTGAAGAACGTCAAGGTCGCGCTCGAGACCATGGACATGCTGAGCATCGCGCGCGGCCATCGCCACCTCCTCCTCAACCGCGCCGACGACGAGGTCGGCATCAGCGTGGAGAAGGTGGAGAGCATCCTCGGCATGCCGGTCTCCTCCCAGGTCGCGACGGCCGTCGACATCGCCGCCTCGACCAACTCGGGCACGCCGATCGTGTCCCACAAGCCGCACCACGCGGCGAGCCAGGCCTACTTCCACCTCGCGTCGGCCGTCACCGGCGAGCCGGTGGTCGCTCCGGGCTCCGCCGCACACGCCGGGGCCCCCGAACCCACCCGCTCACGCGGCCTCTTCCGGCGCGGGAGGAACTCATGA
- the cpaB gene encoding Flp pilus assembly protein CpaB — MLLVVAAVIAALGVALVFVYARGADTRAADKYDTVEVLTASQEIKPGESLDDALENGKVQLTHIAKAQLLEGASEDSDPLRDKVALTTIYAGEQLIPAKFGAVEDVKAAAVLPIPEGKLAISIEVEDDARVGEFIRAGAQVAIILTRPKGSSSPIDSRVLLERVTVLADGVKTSLKGEDTTTENADDEIRRLITVAVSQREAEKVRFAEKAGDLSIGLLNDGSDVKRDDGVNNDNLFK; from the coding sequence TTGTTGCTCGTCGTCGCAGCGGTGATCGCCGCGCTCGGCGTTGCCTTGGTGTTCGTCTACGCGCGCGGCGCCGACACGCGTGCCGCGGACAAGTACGACACCGTCGAGGTGCTGACCGCCTCGCAGGAGATCAAGCCGGGCGAGAGCCTGGACGACGCCCTCGAGAACGGGAAGGTCCAGCTGACGCACATCGCGAAGGCCCAGCTCCTCGAGGGAGCCAGTGAGGACTCGGACCCGCTGCGCGACAAGGTCGCACTCACCACCATCTACGCCGGCGAGCAGCTGATCCCCGCCAAGTTCGGTGCCGTCGAGGACGTGAAGGCCGCCGCGGTGCTGCCGATCCCGGAGGGCAAGCTCGCCATCTCGATCGAGGTCGAGGACGACGCCCGCGTGGGTGAGTTCATCCGGGCCGGTGCGCAGGTGGCGATCATCCTCACCCGCCCGAAGGGCAGCTCGTCGCCGATCGACAGCCGCGTGCTGCTCGAGCGGGTGACGGTCCTCGCGGACGGCGTGAAGACCTCGCTCAAGGGTGAGGACACCACCACCGAGAACGCGGACGACGAGATCCGGCGCCTGATCACGGTCGCCGTCAGCCAGCGCGAGGCCGAGAAGGTCCGCTTCGCGGAGAAGGCCGGAGACCTGTCGATCGGACTGCTGAACGACGGCAGCGACGTCAAGCGGGACGACGGCGTCAACAACGACAACCTCTTCAAGTGA